TACAAAATCTTAAGAAAATATGtaaacaaataacaaaaaatgattcagtaaaaaCAGCATGGATAGACCTTATTGAACATCTAATCTAACCTTGGATAAACTGCATTATCATCAATTGGTGATTTTTGGGATTTTACAGATTAAAGCAAGTCATTGCAAGCCGTAAACCACAGCATTTGAAGCGAATACAGATCTGGAGGTGTTCTGAGCAGGTAGAGAGACGTTTTCAGGCATGCAACTGCACAGACgtgattggtgacagtccacaTCCAGTGTTAgttagcaatattagcctagcatttctTTTTGTAGGTTAAAATTATGAAAGCACGTCATGGCTGATTGATTGCATCTGGTGTGagtgataaatcatgttaattAGATTTTGCATcaaaactattcctttaatgaAGTTTAAAGCAGAGGGGAagcagaaagggaggagctctTCAAATAAAGGactatttgggtttatttttttgACAGCACAAAAAAGAGGCACTGGTGCGCTGCCCCTGAACTGGCTCTTGGTCGAGGGAGCTGTAGTAGCTTCAGTTGGGCTGCGGTAAACGCCTGGCCTGCAACGTCTTGAGCTGAGGCTATAAAATGGAGGATAGGCAGGATTAGCCTGTACTGCCCCACTGGGCATGCTGCGGGGAGGCAGGCACATCAGCAGAACGACTTGCTCTTATCTGCCTTAGTCcaagtctttctctctctctctctctcacacacacacacacacacacacacacacacacacacacacacacacacacatgctgcacacatatacacagtggGCCTACAAGCTGTACCTACATCCTCAATGCTCAAAAATAGGCTACACTGACACACATgtatacacagacacagactGTATATCCTTGTCCATCATTGAAGGGCATGGGCACAGCGGGTAAAGCTGAGCATTTCGGgcctgcctgtgtgtgtctgacatTTCTGCTCTGAGGCGGCTCAGTGATGCAGTGAGCTAAAGCCCCTCAGGCTACAGCTGGGACTACATCCTAGCCCTGCCCGACGCTGAcgaatgagcacacacacacacacacacacacacacgactctacagcaacaaagcagcatttctccTGGTAACACTTGCAACCCTAGACTGTCACTGCTTCCCCTCAGCAAATGGCAGATCTTCTTTGTCTAAAATCCTGCAGATAAAATACTGGTCATTGACAGGACGAGGTTTGGGAAGCTAAATTGGAAGCATGCGTCAAATTCCACAGGAGgaagagggggaggaggaggaggaggaggaggaggagaacgaGAACGATGACTCACAATTAGCTGGTTTAGACCCAGGAAGTTCTGCTCCACCGAGTTAGCTGTGAGAACCTGCCGCTTCATCGCTGCCTGGTCTCCAAGGAAACGCAACATCAGGTCCTTCACTGCATCGCCCTGCAAGATAAAGAGACGGAGACTGAGTCTGCTGCTTTCGCTCATGGTTTTTCGTTGGTTTCTCTGCTGCTTTCATCAAATAGTTTATTCCAGATTTAGAATAACAGTGATGGCACCAAAATCATCGCAGTAGCCTCAGTAGGTTGAATTGAGAGTTACAATTTTGCCAGATGCTTCACAAATACACTGCATGACAAATTCAAACATATAGTTTGCAGAACAGAACTTAACTGTACTTTTTCAATGTATTATAGTACTGGACCCCATCAGAACTGCCTTGGATAAATACACTAATTAGCCTAAATCAGGGGTTCGACTTAAAGGTTAaacaatgagagttcagtacagaAGGAGAGTTCAAGCCCTGTTGTCTCTTTattaaagagagaaaaacatcCATCTGAACTAAAACAGAGTTGGAAAATGGGcctccaaaaacaaacaaacaaaacaaaatggaactccaaaaccccaaaactgttacttAACAGTCTTGAATCACTAGATGAAATTTTTTGTCAATTTTCTGAGCCAATCTTGGTCATGATTATGCTATAGTAACACTTGCGAACAAAACACCACCTCCAGAACCTACTAGTTATCAGGATACGGGGTTGCAAAGCAAATCAGGCCTCATAAATGAAGTGCCCAATGAGGCAAAAACCAATAAAAGTGgatatccatgctaggctagAAGCTAACCAAAATGGCAGTTTTACAAGATAAGGAAAAACCTTCTAagctttcaatagaagtcaatgtatgATTTTACACTGATTACACTGTGACCAGAAGCCATTTAACGCTACTATTTACACTTCCGCATTAATAAACGCAGCGGTGTGATAATCGTCAGCGAATAAACCAGCAAAATGTAGCATATAGTTCAGGGAAAAATCAAAGGTACGTGATTTATCATTTTCTTCAGGTGCAGACATGTGcatctttagtttacaacaggacATCCTTATccttgctaacaaacactagacttgGACTGTCAACAATCTTATCTTGCATGACCAAACTGTAATTCATTTGCTTCAAAGTTTATAGAAAAATAAACTGTAACAAGTTTTTTaagaaaatgattcagtgaaacaGAATGGAGAGACCTTATTTGAACACCTAAACATAAAACATGGACCTCCGCTGCCATCTGCATAACCACCTAGTTAGTTCTGTTTTTATAGCTTAAAGCAAGTCGACGAAAATGATCTGGAGACGTTTTTAGGAGTGTAATTGCAAAGATGCTTTTGGTGAAAGTCCAaatctagtgtttgttagcaacattagcctagcatttatTTTCTGCAGACTAAATATCAAAACATGTCTTGGGTGATTGATTGCATCTGGGGTGagtgataaatcatgttaattAGGTTTTGCATCAAAACTTTAATGAGCTCTAAAGTGGAGGGGAGAGTTTTCAAGCACAGCTTCTTGAAggaacaatttttttttttgctttttgaagcatttctattggtccatcaaTCATAAACTTCTGACACAAAATAAGGACACAaagtgccagattcacattatgtccaaaAATTTAAATAGTAAAAATGGATCAGTTTCTTTTAATCCAATACTGATAAAGAGTTATTGTAATGCTAAATATTTAGAATGGAAGTGACACATGCCTATTTATTTTCAACATTGGCCTCGCTGCTCCAGTGCAAATCTGATTAACCTTTAAACACCGAACATGCTTTGACTGCTACCATTTAACGTGGTACCACTTTAACCTTCATTACAGAGTAGATCTTCATTCCCATCACATCTCTGTAAAAGCAGCTGTGCCCAGCAACAGCCCACTGACCTGCAAATTGTCAAACTTGAGTCCAGGCATGGACAAGCGGTCTCTCTCCACATACACAGGGTTGACCTGCTGAGTAGCCACAGAGATGAGCACTCTTCTCGTCTCTTCAGAGGGCACCCAGGCACCGTAGCGCCTGTCTACCTCGCTCATACTCAGAGCACTGGCGAATGGGTCATCACTGCCAGAGAAGACCGCTTGGAGCTTAGTCATGGTCGCTGCAGGTTCTGCTGGGCCAGCTACAGGCTTTGGGGCGCTGTCCTGAGGAGCAGTGCTGAAGTAAGCACTGGGAGTTCCTCCATCCTGATGTCCAGCAGATGGAACAGCGCTTGAGCCAGAGGAAAGCTGGCGCTCAAGGGGTGCGGCCGCCTTCGGTGACTCAGCATTAGGGTTGCTAACGGAAATGACAGAGGAGGACGTGGTGAAGGAGTCGAAGAAGTCTGATGCCGGGTTGACTGTGCCATTGTCAGCGAAGAACTTGCTGAGGCTGGGGCTGGGCTGACACACCAGAGGGGCTAGTTTACTAGGGGTTTCATTGGTGCCACAACTAAAGCTTGGTGATTTGACCAGGGTGGGTTGAAAGCCATCAGGTACTAGAGTTTTGGGCTGCATGCCTTGGCTGAAAATAGTGCACACTGGGATGGGGTCTTCTTTAGCAGCAGCCTCGGTGACCTCAAGCTTAGTTTCCTGGCCTTTAGGGCTGTCAGGAGTGGGTGTGCTAGCAGCAACCTGGGTGCTTATGACTGTTTCCTTTGTAATGTCCTCATCGTTTTCCTCTGCTTGCTCTTCATCCACTAAAGCAGCAGAAGAACCCTCAGGTTCCACTCTAGCATCAGGTGTTCCCTGTTCGGTTCCAGTCTCCGCCTCCTCTTCTTttaccacctcctcctcctctttctcttcctcaggCTCTTTGGAGTCAAAGGACTCCTTGTTTTCTCCTTGCTCCAAAAGCGAGTCAATAGGGACATCATCTTCTTCACTGTTGGGCGAGTCCGATATCATGACACTCTCCATCATTTGGTCGTTGAGCTTGTCCATCACGCTCCCTGACGCAGCACTGTCGTCCTGAGGGGAAACAAACGCTTCTGCATCCAGGTCAATGCTCTCTTCTTGGAACAGAGCGTCTGTAGTGTTGGACTGGCTGCTGATCGTGACAGCCTCTGAGGGGGCATGAGCCTCGGGCTCTTCAGTGCCTACGACCGCTATGTCCAGCGTCAAAGGCCTTTGAGCTGCATCCTCACTGCTATCCATGGCTCACTCCTGTGAGAGCAAGAGAAGATCAAAagcattaacattttatttacatcacCTTCTCTATAagagttttatattttataatttatatgaACTCCGTTCATGTGAACCCCTCA
The Salminus brasiliensis chromosome 10, fSalBra1.hap2, whole genome shotgun sequence genome window above contains:
- the trappc12 gene encoding trafficking protein particle complex subunit 12 gives rise to the protein MDSSEDAAQRPLTLDIAVVGTEEPEAHAPSEAVTISSQSNTTDALFQEESIDLDAEAFVSPQDDSAASGSVMDKLNDQMMESVMISDSPNSEEDDVPIDSLLEQGENKESFDSKEPEEEKEEEEVVKEEEAETGTEQGTPDARVEPEGSSAALVDEEQAEENDEDITKETVISTQVAASTPTPDSPKGQETKLEVTEAAAKEDPIPVCTIFSQGMQPKTLVPDGFQPTLVKSPSFSCGTNETPSKLAPLVCQPSPSLSKFFADNGTVNPASDFFDSFTTSSSVISVSNPNAESPKAAAPLERQLSSGSSAVPSAGHQDGGTPSAYFSTAPQDSAPKPVAGPAEPAATMTKLQAVFSGSDDPFASALSMSEVDRRYGAWVPSEETRRVLISVATQQVNPVYVERDRLSMPGLKFDNLQGDAVKDLMLRFLGDQAAMKRQVLTANSVEQNFLGLNQLISTKNWRAAVDLTGRLLTAHGQGYGKSGQPTSHTTDSLQLWFVRLALLVKLNLFPNAEMEFEPFGNLDQPDLYYEYYPTVYPGRRGSMVPFSMRVLHAELPQYLNKPQESLDRLHSMRSVCQKILANLEEGLAEDGSMMTLTQENRKASIQLWRSRLCRVMYSMANCLLMMKDYILAVETYHSIIQYEPQQRVQLLSGIGRIFLQIGDIKTAEKYFQDVEKACQEQGKGPAQDTSVLMNKAFVYLSQNNYAEAHTCFSSILKIDPKNPVANNNAAVCLLYLGRLKESLGQLESLVQQDPALYLHESVLFNLTTMYELESSRSTQKKQALLEAVAGREGDSFNTQCLKLV